The proteins below come from a single Paludibacter jiangxiensis genomic window:
- a CDS encoding outer membrane beta-barrel protein: MMIKREILRLTILPVVIVLSVCYALNVAAQSNVNTNNFLIWGSGGYSRISNDAPATNAVGNAGGAVGAGFEMHFVNNMLLQTGLELSCLTSRMNRKDTLLIVPMLDTENNLYDGHFAFQNTHDMQQILNVGIPLMIGYESPNGLYFAAGGKAMLNLGGQSRATTTVTSTAYYENLIGYNNTGILSNMINHGLFTETRSVNSSLRLHAIFSGSVEAGYTFGRNAEEYSIKNKPKIRLSMICDYGFAPVAGIDKPTSLFANTSTTGGFTPAVNGYLLNNISSNRLNILYVGLKVTVLFGVKKYGCNCAKD; the protein is encoded by the coding sequence ATGATGATTAAAAGAGAAATCTTACGCCTGACGATATTGCCGGTAGTCATTGTGCTGTCGGTATGCTATGCTTTGAATGTCGCTGCTCAATCCAATGTCAATACGAATAATTTTCTGATTTGGGGCTCTGGTGGATATAGCCGCATCAGTAACGACGCTCCTGCTACGAATGCTGTTGGAAATGCAGGTGGGGCCGTCGGAGCTGGTTTTGAGATGCACTTTGTGAATAATATGCTGCTGCAAACAGGGTTGGAACTGTCCTGTCTGACTTCAAGAATGAACCGGAAAGATACTTTGTTGATTGTTCCGATGTTAGATACGGAAAATAATTTGTACGATGGCCATTTTGCGTTTCAGAATACACACGACATGCAGCAAATTCTGAATGTGGGAATCCCGTTAATGATCGGTTACGAGTCGCCCAATGGACTCTATTTTGCAGCAGGCGGTAAGGCCATGCTCAATCTGGGCGGGCAAAGCCGGGCTACCACCACAGTCACTTCGACCGCTTATTACGAAAATCTGATCGGCTACAATAACACAGGAATATTGAGCAACATGATCAATCATGGATTGTTTACCGAAACACGATCGGTAAACAGTTCGTTGCGTTTGCATGCTATCTTTTCAGGTTCGGTAGAAGCCGGTTATACGTTCGGTAGAAATGCGGAAGAATATTCGATAAAGAACAAGCCTAAAATCCGGTTGTCGATGATTTGCGACTATGGATTTGCTCCTGTAGCCGGGATAGATAAGCCAACGTCCCTTTTTGCCAACACCTCGACAACAGGAGGATTTACTCCGGCTGTCAATGGTTATTTGTTGAATAACATCAGCTCTAACCGGTTGAATATTCTTTATGTGGGGCTCAAGGTAACGGTCTTGTTTGGTGTGAAAAAATATGGTTGTAATTGTGCTAAGGACTAG
- a CDS encoding IgGFc-binding protein: protein MVKKRTSFILAFVLVQCFICVSNCVQAQTSKTFWFVAPDLSSGHEESPILFRLVNGNSVDAKVTISQPANPTGFTPITLTIPHNSLSSCDLTTFLGLIEDAPDNSMNNKGLLITSDQYISVYYEENGLHNPAIYALKGENALGTSFLIPGQNLLDNVTTVNPKPYNSFHIVATLDNTKVTITPKNAISGHAAGVSFTITLNKGQTYAAVATSQAAANHLGGSRVTSDKPVAITICDDSMYGGAIGGTCYNEGGDQIIPLSLLGQEYIAVRGNFGVGISSSYGDQVFVMATQPNTDVYINGVKTTTITNVGEIYRYNMTLSEDACYIKANKNISVLQLSGFGCETDFAVLAQLSCTGSREVTLARSTSDNYYLTVLVEAGGESHFTISTSSGAGATLTASDFSSVPGTGGKYLYARKSFTTAQIPEKATVTLANSTNKFHVGIINGTSGSGCRFGYFSEYSSSQAKFDPRTVYVCQGNTINLTPSFTVSRTVDPASVLYSWNVPDGLGGRIVTSPSNTTPSYLMPNASLSQTGQYIVHVSADGCDATDTATVKVLNSPLTGEKAVTVYTNELPYVWNGKKYSATGDYQQTLVSVLGGCDSIVTLKLTVSPDFSATMKASPQICANDKNFTLSYDVAYGTVDYHSVVFDSKAQQAGFVDILKQSANGYIDVPLPSGVTPDTYNASVVFENSLVTKKQPVSFTINYSSSIILQKWNDVLALLNSSYNGGYDFSGFQWYKNGQAIDGAVEAYLYIENGQLDTNAQYQVKVTRAVDGVSLFTCSFQPTLHTDVLVYPTLLSRRSPVTIKMDGQGSGVLLNISGLKINQQALNQGENIMRAPDSAGTYVLVLTNSKGETKKQLLIVK from the coding sequence ATGGTCAAAAAGCGTACCTCCTTTATTCTTGCATTTGTATTAGTGCAATGTTTTATCTGTGTTTCCAATTGTGTGCAGGCACAAACAAGTAAAACATTCTGGTTTGTAGCGCCCGACCTCTCTTCGGGACACGAAGAAAGCCCCATATTGTTCCGCCTTGTCAATGGTAATTCGGTCGACGCTAAAGTAACTATTTCGCAACCGGCAAATCCGACCGGATTTACTCCGATAACATTGACTATTCCCCATAATTCTTTAAGCTCTTGTGATCTGACGACATTTCTCGGCCTGATAGAGGATGCCCCGGATAATAGCATGAACAATAAAGGATTGTTGATTACCTCCGATCAATACATCTCCGTTTATTATGAAGAAAATGGCTTACATAATCCGGCTATTTACGCGCTGAAAGGTGAAAATGCGCTGGGCACATCTTTCCTTATTCCGGGGCAAAACCTGTTGGACAATGTTACTACAGTCAACCCTAAGCCATATAATTCATTTCACATTGTTGCTACCTTGGATAATACTAAGGTGACAATAACTCCTAAAAATGCTATCTCAGGTCATGCGGCCGGAGTCTCATTTACTATCACCTTGAACAAAGGACAGACGTATGCTGCCGTGGCAACTTCTCAGGCGGCAGCAAATCATCTTGGAGGAAGCCGCGTTACTTCCGACAAGCCTGTAGCTATTACCATTTGTGACGACTCGATGTATGGCGGAGCAATAGGAGGTACCTGCTATAACGAAGGCGGAGACCAGATTATTCCTTTGAGTTTGTTGGGTCAGGAGTATATCGCCGTAAGGGGCAATTTTGGCGTGGGGATAAGTTCATCTTATGGAGATCAGGTCTTTGTGATGGCAACACAACCCAATACGGATGTCTATATTAACGGTGTAAAAACGACGACAATCACGAATGTGGGAGAAATATACCGGTATAATATGACACTCTCCGAAGACGCCTGTTACATAAAGGCCAATAAAAATATCAGTGTGCTGCAATTGAGTGGTTTCGGATGCGAGACAGACTTTGCCGTGTTGGCTCAATTGTCGTGTACCGGCTCACGCGAAGTGACTCTGGCCCGGTCAACTTCTGATAATTATTACCTTACGGTGTTGGTTGAAGCCGGAGGAGAAAGTCATTTTACGATATCAACTTCCAGTGGTGCAGGTGCCACACTTACCGCTTCCGATTTCAGTAGTGTTCCGGGAACAGGCGGAAAATATTTGTATGCCAGAAAATCATTCACTACAGCGCAAATTCCTGAAAAGGCAACCGTTACGCTTGCCAATAGCACCAATAAATTTCACGTGGGTATTATCAACGGTACGTCGGGTTCCGGTTGCCGGTTCGGATATTTCTCGGAATACTCTTCTTCGCAGGCTAAATTCGATCCCAGAACGGTGTATGTATGTCAGGGGAATACGATTAATCTGACTCCCTCTTTCACTGTTTCCCGAACGGTTGATCCGGCGTCTGTTCTCTATTCATGGAATGTGCCGGATGGACTGGGAGGCAGAATTGTCACTTCGCCTTCCAATACAACTCCTTCTTATCTGATGCCCAATGCATCTCTTAGCCAGACAGGTCAATATATTGTCCATGTAAGTGCCGATGGTTGTGATGCTACCGATACAGCAACCGTGAAGGTGCTTAATTCTCCGCTAACAGGAGAAAAAGCGGTTACGGTTTATACGAATGAGTTGCCCTATGTGTGGAATGGAAAGAAATACAGTGCTACCGGAGATTATCAGCAAACTCTTGTTAGTGTTCTGGGCGGATGCGACAGTATTGTGACATTGAAACTGACGGTATCGCCCGATTTTTCAGCCACAATGAAAGCTTCACCACAGATTTGTGCCAACGATAAGAATTTTACTTTAAGCTACGATGTTGCTTATGGCACTGTCGATTATCATTCTGTGGTGTTTGACAGTAAAGCTCAACAAGCCGGCTTTGTTGATATTTTGAAACAGTCGGCCAACGGTTATATCGATGTGCCATTGCCATCCGGCGTGACGCCTGATACCTATAATGCCTCCGTGGTCTTTGAGAATAGTCTGGTGACTAAGAAACAGCCGGTGAGTTTTACGATAAATTATTCCTCGTCGATTATTCTGCAAAAATGGAACGACGTACTGGCATTGCTCAATAGTAGTTACAATGGCGGGTATGACTTTTCAGGCTTCCAATGGTATAAAAATGGTCAGGCCATAGATGGTGCTGTCGAAGCTTACCTTTATATTGAGAACGGACAACTGGATACAAATGCTCAATATCAGGTGAAAGTAACCAGAGCCGTTGACGGTGTTTCGCTATTCACCTGTTCATTTCAACCTACCCTGCATACCGATGTGTTGGTATATCCGACTTTGTTGTCGAGAAGAAGTCCGGTGACCATAAAAATGGACGGGCAGGGCTCAGGGGTGTTGCTCAATATCTCAGGGTTGAAGATCAATCAGCAGGCATTGAATCAGGGAGAAAACATCATGCGTGCACCTGACAGTGCAGGTACGTATGTGCTTGTGCTTACAAATAGCAAGGGCGAGACCAAAAAACAATTATTGATTGTAAAATGA